In one window of Desulfarculaceae bacterium DNA:
- a CDS encoding carboxypeptidase-like regulatory domain-containing protein — protein MTRRVFLGLVLAWLALAVATAAAPARAGQEASLVVEVSSFRGGYLFGVSARLSGPDRERLGFSDDRGQVRFDSLPPGSYDLELRLRGYRPTYHRSISLRAGESLRIRESMPSLAGPR, from the coding sequence GTGACACGGCGCGTTTTCCTGGGCCTGGTTCTGGCCTGGCTGGCCCTGGCCGTTGCCACGGCGGCGGCGCCCGCCCGGGCCGGGCAGGAGGCCAGCCTGGTGGTGGAGGTGAGCAGCTTTCGGGGGGGCTATCTCTTCGGGGTTTCGGCCCGCCTGAGCGGGCCGGACCGGGAGCGCCTGGGGTTCAGCGACGACCGCGGCCAGGTGCGTTTCGATTCCCTGCCGCCCGGGAGCTACGACTTGGAGCTCAGGCTGCGGGGCTATCGGCCCACCTACCACAGAAGCATCAGCTTGCGCGCCGGAGAGAGCCTGCGCATCCGGGAAAGCATGCCCAGCCTGGCGGGCCCCCGCTGA
- a CDS encoding RNA-binding protein: protein MSKNLYVGNLSFDTNDQTLRGLFEQHGDVDSARVITDRESGRSRGFGFVEMSSGADEAIAALDGKDFEGRTLKVNAAKPREPRQDNRW from the coding sequence ATGAGCAAGAATCTTTACGTGGGCAATCTTTCCTTTGACACCAACGACCAAACCCTGCGTGGCCTGTTCGAGCAGCACGGCGATGTGGATTCCGCCCGGGTCATCACCGACCGCGAAAGCGGCCGCTCCCGCGGCTTCGGTTTCGTGGAGATGAGCTCCGGCGCCGACGAGGCCATCGCGGCTCTGGACGGCAAGGACTTCGAGGGCCGCACCCTCAAGGTCAACGCCGCCAAGCCCCGCGAGCCCCGCCAGGACAATCGCTGGTAG
- a CDS encoding DUF4282 domain-containing protein — translation MPSFTHKMFNLSFQEFITPSIIKILYVLILIGVAIWFVVTAIAGFAAGFGYGLLYLIGSAIAAAVFAILARVYMEVIMVFFRMLGLLENIAAAKTPAAAPDLGPPPSVDPGVGEA, via the coding sequence GTGCCCTCATTCACCCACAAGATGTTCAACCTGAGCTTCCAGGAATTCATCACCCCCAGCATCATCAAGATCCTCTACGTGCTCATCCTCATCGGCGTGGCGATCTGGTTCGTGGTCACCGCGATCGCCGGTTTCGCCGCCGGGTTCGGCTACGGCCTCTTGTACCTCATCGGATCGGCCATCGCGGCCGCCGTGTTCGCCATCCTGGCCCGGGTGTACATGGAGGTGATCATGGTTTTTTTCCGGATGCTGGGCCTATTGGAAAACATCGCGGCGGCCAAGACCCCGGCCGCGGCCCCGGACCTGGGCCCGCCCCCCAGCGTGGACCCGGGGGTCGGCGAGGCCTAG
- a CDS encoding carboxypeptidase-like regulatory domain-containing protein: MTKKFLWLTLGSLAALCLLAAPVTAGAEARGNLRVVVVGHMGAPLAQAGVMLVGPERQRNRETGFDGVVEFPLIPQGVYEVQVIKAKMQRVVRTGVVVRQGQTMTLRIEMRPQGQGM; this comes from the coding sequence TTGACCAAGAAATTTCTATGGCTGACGTTGGGGAGCCTGGCGGCCTTGTGCCTGCTGGCCGCGCCGGTCACGGCCGGCGCCGAGGCCCGGGGCAACCTGCGGGTGGTGGTGGTGGGCCATATGGGCGCGCCCCTGGCCCAGGCCGGGGTGATGCTGGTCGGCCCGGAGCGCCAGCGCAACCGGGAGACCGGCTTCGACGGGGTGGTGGAGTTCCCCCTGATCCCCCAGGGGGTCTACGAGGTCCAGGTGATCAAGGCCAAGATGCAGCGCGTGGTGCGCACCGGGGTGGTGGTGCGCCAGGGGCAGACCATGACCCTGCGCATCGAGATGCGCCCCCAGGGCCAGGGCATGTGA
- a CDS encoding PEP-CTERM sorting domain-containing protein, whose product MARFAKFIITALLLLGLALPAGADIIQVQSFGPQTPKYFPNLTFNQFSGNVADLTGITVSLRLTTSGGLGQVDNESGSTATVTVDFGTSGFLIGGGVVLPSLLTSPTTSVKAVTTGSFTLGPNDGDGLGVQSGGSDYAYVVGQNVTNSLSGSVPTISWGGYIGSGTFNIIGYIDTYLKVSGASGISQGSTPPTVSGDVTVTYQTTGGSASTPEPASLLLLASGLGGLAGWRYRRRRKE is encoded by the coding sequence GTGGCGCGGTTCGCTAAGTTTATAATTACAGCGCTATTGCTGCTGGGGCTGGCTCTTCCCGCCGGGGCCGACATCATCCAGGTGCAGTCCTTTGGTCCGCAGACGCCCAAGTATTTCCCCAACTTGACTTTCAACCAGTTCAGCGGGAACGTGGCGGACCTGACCGGTATCACCGTTTCCCTGCGCTTGACCACCTCCGGCGGTTTGGGGCAGGTGGACAACGAGAGCGGCAGCACGGCCACGGTGACGGTTGACTTCGGCACCAGCGGCTTCCTCATCGGGGGCGGCGTGGTCTTGCCCAGCCTGCTGACCAGCCCCACTACCTCTGTGAAGGCGGTCACCACCGGCTCGTTCACCCTGGGGCCCAACGACGGCGACGGCCTGGGGGTGCAGAGCGGCGGCTCGGACTATGCCTACGTGGTGGGCCAGAACGTGACCAACAGCCTGAGCGGCAGCGTGCCCACCATCAGCTGGGGCGGCTACATCGGCAGCGGCACCTTCAACATCATCGGGTACATCGACACCTACCTGAAGGTGAGCGGGGCCAGCGGCATCAGCCAGGGCTCCACCCCGCCCACGGTGAGCGGCGATGTGACCGTGACCTATCAGACCACCGGCGGAAGCGCCTCCACCCCCGAGCCGGCGAGCCTGTTGCTCCTGGCCAGCGGGTTGGGCGGCCTGGCCGGCTGGCGCTATCGCCGCCGCCGCAAGGAGTAG
- a CDS encoding DUF3795 domain-containing protein: MGINPYFAAPCGLYCGVCAIHLAGRDNNRKLQEKLVNLYQGNTPGKGTLPGAENLKPEDIHCDGCMSAEPFFFCKTCFIKDCTKDKGYEGCHQCGEFPCEFIGNFSMAVGKKVILRAVPYRREHDTGQWMLDEEARYHCPQCGAQAFRGAMRCNQCKSPLDLD; the protein is encoded by the coding sequence GTGGGCATCAATCCGTACTTCGCGGCCCCTTGCGGGCTCTACTGCGGGGTCTGCGCCATCCACCTGGCCGGGCGCGATAACAACCGCAAGTTGCAGGAAAAGCTGGTGAACCTCTACCAGGGCAACACCCCGGGCAAGGGCACTTTGCCCGGGGCCGAGAACCTGAAGCCCGAGGACATCCACTGCGACGGCTGCATGTCGGCCGAGCCGTTCTTCTTCTGCAAGACCTGCTTCATCAAGGATTGCACCAAGGACAAGGGCTACGAGGGCTGCCACCAGTGCGGCGAGTTCCCCTGCGAGTTCATCGGGAACTTCTCCATGGCCGTGGGCAAGAAGGTGATTCTGCGGGCGGTGCCCTATCGCCGCGAGCACGACACCGGGCAGTGGATGCTGGACGAGGAGGCCCGCTACCATTGCCCCCAGTGCGGGGCCCAGGCTTTCAGGGGCGCGATGCGCTGCAATCAATGCAAGAGCCCTCTTGATCTGGATTAG
- a CDS encoding RNA-binding protein, which yields MSKNLYVGNLSFSTNDQTLQGLFEQYGEVDSARVITDRETGRSRGFGFVEMSSGAEEAIKALDGTDFEGRNIKVNEAKPREPRQNNRW from the coding sequence ATGAGCAAGAATCTTTACGTGGGCAACCTTTCCTTCAGCACCAACGACCAAACCCTGCAGGGCCTTTTCGAGCAGTACGGCGAGGTTGACTCCGCGCGGGTCATCACCGACCGCGAGACCGGCCGCTCCCGTGGCTTCGGCTTCGTGGAGATGAGCTCCGGCGCCGAAGAGGCCATCAAGGCCCTGGACGGCACGGACTTCGAAGGCCGCAACATCAAGGTCAACGAGGCCAAGCCCCGCGAGCCCCGCCAGAACAACCGCTGGTAG
- the tyrS gene encoding tyrosine--tRNA ligase, producing the protein MSVYDTFLERGYVAQCTDEVELGKLFNSETVLGYIGFDPTATSLHVGSLIPILSLVHLQRAGHRPIVLVGGGTGMVGDPSGKTEMRKILSLEELAANAEAIKEQLTPFLEFGDDKAVMVNNADWLAPLNYIEMLRDVGRHFSVNRMLAAESVKLRLETGLSFIEFNYMILQAYDFMHLCKHHGCRLQMGGNDQWGNIVAGVDLTRRMVGQTVYGLTFPLITTSTGQKMGKTHAGTVWLDPERTSPYDFYQYWVNTTDDDVERFLKLFTFLPMDQVDELARLEGAAINQAKQVLAYEVTKIVHGEAEAKNAQQAAQAAFGGGADAEGVPTSGMAKDRLAEGVPAFLLFNEVGLCKSSSEARRLITQGGAYVGENRVEAFDTPITLDMAGEDGAIWLRAGKKKHHRVVPE; encoded by the coding sequence GTGAGCGTGTACGATACTTTCCTGGAGCGCGGCTATGTGGCCCAGTGCACCGACGAGGTGGAGCTGGGCAAACTGTTCAACAGCGAGACCGTGCTGGGCTACATCGGCTTCGACCCCACCGCCACCTCTTTGCACGTGGGCAGCCTCATCCCCATCCTGAGCCTGGTGCACCTCCAACGCGCCGGGCACCGGCCCATCGTGCTGGTGGGCGGGGGCACGGGCATGGTGGGCGACCCCTCGGGCAAGACCGAGATGCGCAAGATCCTCTCCCTGGAGGAGCTGGCCGCCAACGCCGAGGCCATCAAAGAGCAGCTGACCCCCTTCCTGGAGTTCGGCGACGATAAGGCGGTCATGGTCAACAACGCCGACTGGCTGGCCCCGCTGAACTACATCGAGATGCTCCGCGACGTGGGCCGCCACTTCTCGGTGAACCGCATGTTGGCCGCCGAGAGCGTGAAGCTGCGCCTGGAGACCGGCCTGAGCTTCATCGAATTCAACTACATGATCCTCCAGGCCTACGACTTCATGCACCTGTGCAAGCACCACGGCTGCCGCCTCCAGATGGGCGGCAACGACCAGTGGGGCAACATCGTGGCCGGGGTGGACCTCACCCGCCGCATGGTGGGCCAGACCGTCTACGGCCTCACCTTCCCGCTCATCACCACCAGCACCGGCCAGAAGATGGGCAAGACCCACGCGGGCACGGTGTGGCTGGACCCGGAGCGCACCAGCCCCTACGACTTCTATCAGTACTGGGTGAACACCACCGACGACGACGTGGAGCGTTTCCTCAAGCTGTTCACCTTCCTGCCCATGGACCAGGTGGACGAACTGGCCCGGCTGGAGGGCGCGGCCATCAACCAGGCCAAGCAGGTGCTGGCCTACGAGGTGACCAAGATCGTGCACGGCGAGGCCGAGGCCAAGAACGCCCAACAGGCGGCCCAGGCGGCCTTTGGCGGCGGGGCCGACGCCGAGGGCGTGCCCACCTCCGGCATGGCCAAGGACCGCCTGGCCGAGGGCGTGCCCGCCTTCCTGCTCTTCAACGAGGTGGGGCTGTGCAAGAGCTCTTCCGAGGCCCGGCGGCTCATCACTCAGGGCGGGGCCTATGTGGGCGAGAACCGGGTGGAGGCCTTCGACACCCCTATCACCCTGGACATGGCCGGCGAGGACGGCGCGATCTGGCTGCGCGCGGGCAAGAAGAAGCATCACCGGGTGGTGCCCGAGTAG